In Myxococcales bacterium, the DNA window AAGGCGTGCAAGCGGCACAGCGCGCGGAGGAACGAGCCCAGGAAGGCGATGCAAGGGCGCGATCGGCCGTCGGATCAAGGGCTTCCCGCGCGTGATGGGGCCGCAGCGGGCGTCGTCTGTGACCTGGTGACGGGGTGCAAGCGGGTCGCGCGCGGAAAAGGGCGCTCTGGCAGGCGCAGTCCTGCGTGTACCCTTGCGCGCCGCGTCGGGCTCGGGCGTCGGTTGAGCGAGCGCAAGCACCAACATTCACACGATCTGTTGGATTGTCACTTGACTGGCCTTTCCTTACGGCGTTGACTTGACATGCCCACAGAGTCACGTGGGCCCAGAGGTCACGCCGATGAAACGTTCCAGGGGTTCGGGTACACTCTTCGTCCTCATCCCGGCGCTCGTGCCGGTCCTCGCCGCTTGCACCTCCGTGAGCGACGGGGAGCCCGCAGGCGAGGCGACGGGGACGAGCGTGCAAGCGATCGAGAACGGCACCCCCGACGACGAGAACAAGTTCCCGGGCGTAGGGTTCGTAGCGCGTGTGAACGCAAACGGCGTGATCCTTGGGGAATGCTCGGGAACGCTGGTGAGCCCGCGGCACGTGCTCACGGCCGCTCACTGTGTCATCGGGAACGAGACCGCCAACTACGACTTCGTGCTCCACCCCAACCCATGCCCCGACCTGCCGGGCGGGGGTTTTTGTACCTCCTATGCACCGGGCGCACTCGTGTACAAGCACACGTTCAATCCGAAGGCGCCGAACCCGGTAACTATCCCGGGATACTTTGCGAGGGAGGGGATCACTGAAGATACCGGATTTCCATCGGGTTTTGGGTTCGATTCGTCGCAATCAGCACGAGATGTGGCCATCATCGAGTTGGATCGGCCGGTTCCGCCGAGCACGACCACCTTTCACCCCATTGCGGGCGTAGCCGGAAACGCGGTCTGTGATTGGGGGACGAGTGGCAGCGGGACCGGAACTCACGTCGGCTACGGACCAATTAGAGACGGGGGCGTTGGCCCAAGGAACTATGTTGTCAGCCCAGACTGGGAAGACAGTACAGAGGGCGGTTGCAGCGCGGATTGTGCGGCGCGTTGGATCAATGACTACGGCTTCTTGGGAAATCAAACGGGTGTTGTGAATGGCGGTGATTCCGGTGGGCCGCTGTTTGCCAGAGACGTAGCCAACGCATCGACCTTTGATCGGCCTCCTGTCTGCGGCGTTGCTAGCGCGAAGGGGTATCAACCACCAGGGGTTCTGCCCCCGCCTGGCGCGGCCGTCGGGTATGTTCGTGTCCTGTACGCGAACACGGAACGAGGGGAGACCCGTGACTTCTTGCACCGCGAGATGACCGACTCGCGACTCAGCGGAACGACCCGTGCCAACTGCTTCGTGAACCCTGGCTTCGGTCCCGACGCCGACGGGGACGGCGTGCTGAACATCGACGGTTGCGACAACTGTCCGACCGTCTCGAACGCCGACCAAACGGACACGGACAGAGACGGCTGGGGCGACGCGTGCGACAGCTGCCCCGTCGACTCCAACAGGGATCAGAGGAACGACGCGGTGTTCGGCCAGCGCGACGCGCTCGGGAGGCCCATCGATCTGCAGGCGCAAGCCGACCCTCCCCCGAATCCGCCTACCGAGCCCAACACCACCACGTGGCAGCAGCGGTTCCCGGGGAACGCCTGCAACCCGGACCCGACGACCATCCTTCGTCCGCTCGAGTACAATCCGCGCCGCACCTACGATCCGGACGAAGCGGGGCACCCCGGCCAGCCCGCCAACCCCCGAGCGAAACAGCGAACGATCACCGTGACCTGTCCGGGTGGGCAGAGCGGCGTGGTGGACCGTGTCACGGGGCCCTACACGAACAACATCGTGCTCACCCAGAGCTTCGTAGGCGGGGAAACCGAAGTGGATGTGAACGGCACCACCGAAAAGGTTCCGACCGAGTATCACGGAAATACGCGCCTGCAGCAGTGCCAGTGCGCACCGACCCTCACTCATTTGGCTTGTGCGCAATCTTGCGGTCGTGGGAGCGTTTAGTTCGCTTCCGAACACCGACCGTTGGCGTCGGTTTACTGCCAATGGAATCGGGCGTGACATCCAGACCCAGGCTCCAGAAGGCTATGTTGGAAGTCACGAGCGGTTTGCTCCGCTTCGGTTCCCAAGTGCACTGAACCGGCAGGGCGCGGTGGCCCTGCCAGAGAACGTCGAGCTAGGCTGGCGGTACTGGAACGATCTCAGCCTTCCCGATTCCGTCTACACTACGGAAGCCCAGAAGATGGCGGTGGTGGCGCTGTGGTCGTGGGTGAAGAACTACACCCCGCCTGCATCTCCTTTGCCGAGCGCGGGCGGCGGTACTACCGCGAGCGATCGGCTGCTTCGTCGTCAAGACCTGAAGGTCATCTCGTTTCTTGAGGACCTTCCCCTGACCGGGCAAGAGTCGTGTGTGAGCGCGTACGTGGGCGTTCTGCCCGCGCGGACCGAGAAGATCCCCAACATGACGGGCTGTCACAAGTGTGGTGTGGTGGCCTGGTATCGAAAGTTTGCGACGGCGACGGACGCAGGGGACCACTACATTGCCGCTCACTCCGGGGTCCTCCCCTTCGCATCCGTCGCAACTGCCGCGGTTCAGGCCCTCATGGGCGACTCGAACGTGGGCTTCGCGGTGGCGACCGACCTCGGGAGCTCGGCCGACGCCGTGGAAGGTCGGGCGGCTGTGTACAACAAGGCCACGCATGCCCTCCTCGGCAGCCT includes these proteins:
- a CDS encoding trypsin-like serine protease, which gives rise to MKRSRGSGTLFVLIPALVPVLAACTSVSDGEPAGEATGTSVQAIENGTPDDENKFPGVGFVARVNANGVILGECSGTLVSPRHVLTAAHCVIGNETANYDFVLHPNPCPDLPGGGFCTSYAPGALVYKHTFNPKAPNPVTIPGYFAREGITEDTGFPSGFGFDSSQSARDVAIIELDRPVPPSTTTFHPIAGVAGNAVCDWGTSGSGTGTHVGYGPIRDGGVGPRNYVVSPDWEDSTEGGCSADCAARWINDYGFLGNQTGVVNGGDSGGPLFARDVANASTFDRPPVCGVASAKGYQPPGVLPPPGAAVGYVRVLYANTERGETRDFLHREMTDSRLSGTTRANCFVNPGFGPDADGDGVLNIDGCDNCPTVSNADQTDTDRDGWGDACDSCPVDSNRDQRNDAVFGQRDALGRPIDLQAQADPPPNPPTEPNTTTWQQRFPGNACNPDPTTILRPLEYNPRRTYDPDEAGHPGQPANPRAKQRTITVTCPGGQSGVVDRVTGPYTNNIVLTQSFVGGETEVDVNGTTEKVPTEYHGNTRLQQCQCAPTLTHLACAQSCGRGSV